The Paenibacillus sp. YPG26 genome includes a window with the following:
- the trxB gene encoding thioredoxin-disulfide reductase: MYKSIVIGTGPSGLTAAIYLARANLSPLVIEGLEPGGQLTTTTEVENFPGFPQGILGPELMDNMRKQAERFGAEFRNGWVEEVDFSKRPFKIKIADQTETLEAETVIISTGASARYLGIPGEQENVGRGVSTCATCDGFFFRGKKIIVVGGGDSAMEEASFLTRFASEVTLVHRRDELRASKIMQDRARDNEKVKWALNRTPLEVVTDEKGVRGLKVRNNEAGQEEIVEADGVFVAIGHTPNTKFLGSQIETDEHGYIVVKPGTTETNIPGVFACGDVQDTKYRQAITAAGSGCMAAMDCEKFLEGAMVHDWSETLDQ; encoded by the coding sequence ATGTATAAATCAATCGTGATCGGAACCGGACCTTCCGGCTTGACGGCCGCTATCTATCTGGCCCGCGCCAACCTGAGCCCGCTTGTCATTGAAGGCCTTGAGCCTGGGGGTCAGCTTACAACGACTACCGAAGTGGAGAACTTCCCGGGGTTTCCGCAGGGAATACTTGGACCTGAGCTTATGGACAACATGCGTAAGCAGGCGGAACGCTTCGGCGCTGAATTCAGGAACGGCTGGGTGGAGGAAGTGGATTTCTCCAAGCGGCCATTCAAGATCAAGATTGCGGACCAGACGGAGACACTTGAAGCCGAGACCGTAATCATCTCGACCGGCGCATCGGCGAGATACCTTGGAATTCCAGGCGAACAGGAGAATGTCGGACGCGGAGTGAGCACCTGCGCCACATGTGACGGCTTCTTCTTCCGCGGGAAGAAGATTATTGTGGTCGGCGGCGGTGACTCCGCCATGGAGGAAGCGAGCTTCCTGACCCGATTCGCCTCGGAGGTTACCCTTGTGCACCGCCGCGATGAGCTTCGCGCGTCGAAGATCATGCAGGACCGGGCCCGGGACAACGAGAAGGTGAAGTGGGCGCTTAACCGCACTCCGCTTGAAGTGGTCACGGACGAGAAGGGTGTTCGCGGACTGAAGGTGCGTAACAATGAGGCCGGCCAGGAAGAGATCGTAGAAGCGGATGGCGTGTTCGTGGCAATTGGACACACCCCGAATACGAAGTTCCTTGGCAGCCAGATTGAGACTGACGAGCACGGTTACATTGTGGTTAAGCCGGGAACAACCGAGACGAACATTCCAGGCGTGTTCGCCTGCGGGGATGTGCAGGATACGAAGTACCGCCAGGCGATTACAGCCGCAGGCTCGGGCTGTATGGCCGCGATGGACTGCGAGAAGTTCCTTGAGGGCGCCATGGTGCACGACTGGAGCGAGACCCTGGATCAGTAA
- a CDS encoding RidA family protein has protein sequence MSLVKTYNHNLWDHGITQGYSVNGTIYISGQFSHDKEGTFVGEGDIEAQIRHTLDNLDRVLAEFNVTKSNLAYVEVYLTNPQEHFEPVVRLFKEYVGDHRPAGSLIGVTYLAYPEQLIEVSAIAHTD, from the coding sequence ATGAGCTTAGTTAAAACATACAACCACAATCTGTGGGATCATGGTATTACCCAAGGTTACAGTGTGAACGGCACGATCTACATATCGGGGCAGTTCTCCCACGATAAGGAGGGTACCTTCGTAGGTGAAGGCGATATCGAGGCACAGATCCGTCATACGCTGGACAATCTCGACCGTGTGCTGGCTGAATTTAATGTAACGAAATCGAACCTTGCTTATGTGGAGGTCTATCTAACGAACCCGCAGGAGCACTTCGAGCCCGTAGTTCGGCTGTTCAAGGAATACGTGGGAGATCATCGGCCTGCGGGAAGCCTTATCGGTGTAACCTATCTTGCTTATCCCGAGCAGCTGATTGAAGTCAGTGCGATCGCGCATACAGATTAA
- a CDS encoding helix-turn-helix domain-containing protein, which yields MSMAEFKGKVKNIQDTPFGYTLSVIGGKWKMVIMYLLAEGQTVRFNDLKRQIGAITYKTLSSQLKELEADGMVIRTEYPQIPPKVEYSLTDKAMNLLPVLEGLCEWGVKYSNIGPR from the coding sequence ATGAGTATGGCCGAATTTAAAGGTAAAGTTAAAAACATTCAGGATACCCCATTTGGTTACACCCTATCTGTGATTGGGGGAAAGTGGAAGATGGTCATCATGTACCTTTTGGCAGAAGGGCAAACCGTCCGATTCAATGATCTCAAGAGACAGATCGGCGCAATTACATATAAGACACTCAGTTCACAGCTTAAAGAGCTGGAAGCGGACGGTATGGTGATCCGGACAGAATATCCCCAGATTCCTCCCAAAGTCGAGTACAGCCTTACAGACAAAGCGATGAATCTTCTACCTGTGTTGGAAGGGCTTTGTGAGTGGGGGGTAAAGTACAGTAATATAGGCCCCCGCTAA
- a CDS encoding serine hydrolase domain-containing protein has protein sequence MKFKITTFYRQLLRLLPMFLLVISLSLPPIPVHAQADPKVDTAKIDKFMESVMSRLHIPGASLGIVKGTKTVYLKGYGIAGPNQGPVTPQTSFVLGSTTKSITALAVMQLAEAGRLDLNAPVHQYLPWFRLADSDAPRSIRVEDLLHQTSGLTEYDGRVSLTEGDQTIKEHLQDLSRVTPVRPAGANYEYSNLNYNILSGIIEAVSGETYSEYVKAHIFKPLHMNASYTSPQEANKAHLATGYQSLFGLMIPSQQLVHTGTVASGYLISSAEDLTHYLVAQMNQGRYEHSELLSAKGIDEMHEPAVSMGGGTSYAMGWSLKNGVTFHTGATENTYSILVMHGEYGIVLLVNAMDYLVPYDSIAVGISDILQGQEPVHATVPLFAKTYLIADLLLLITLALIIRSVYVMFKWRSKYKSSALWLTWNTICILLFNLLIPLAVLLYVPKMFTAPWPVIRVFLPGLGHALFFVPILLLGLGVFKVILIIRKTSLWPGTKSQAAI, from the coding sequence TTGAAATTCAAAATCACAACTTTCTATAGACAGTTGCTCCGGCTGCTGCCCATGTTCCTGTTGGTTATTAGCTTGAGCCTTCCCCCCATACCTGTTCATGCCCAGGCAGATCCTAAGGTGGATACAGCCAAGATCGATAAGTTCATGGAGTCGGTTATGAGCCGGCTCCATATTCCAGGGGCTTCCTTAGGCATTGTTAAAGGCACCAAGACGGTCTACTTAAAAGGCTACGGAATAGCGGGACCTAATCAAGGGCCCGTTACCCCGCAGACCTCTTTTGTGCTCGGTTCGACTACGAAATCCATTACCGCCCTTGCCGTCATGCAGCTTGCTGAGGCAGGCCGGCTAGATCTTAACGCCCCCGTGCATCAATATCTTCCCTGGTTCCGGTTAGCTGACTCAGATGCTCCGAGGTCCATACGGGTGGAAGATCTGCTGCATCAGACAAGTGGGCTCACAGAGTACGATGGCAGGGTCAGCCTGACTGAAGGAGACCAGACCATCAAGGAGCACCTGCAGGACCTCAGCCGTGTAACCCCTGTTCGCCCAGCTGGCGCTAATTACGAATACTCCAATCTGAATTACAATATTCTGAGCGGGATTATTGAGGCTGTCAGCGGAGAGACATACAGTGAATACGTGAAAGCTCACATTTTCAAGCCGCTTCATATGAATGCTTCCTATACTTCACCGCAAGAAGCCAACAAAGCCCACCTCGCGACTGGATACCAATCCCTATTCGGCTTGATGATCCCTAGCCAGCAGCTCGTTCATACAGGTACTGTTGCTTCCGGTTATCTGATTTCGAGTGCGGAGGACCTAACCCATTACTTAGTGGCCCAGATGAATCAGGGAAGATACGAACATTCTGAGCTCCTATCCGCTAAAGGGATTGATGAAATGCACGAGCCTGCAGTCTCCATGGGGGGCGGTACATCTTACGCTATGGGTTGGAGTCTAAAGAACGGAGTGACCTTTCATACCGGAGCAACCGAGAACACTTACTCGATTCTCGTTATGCACGGAGAATATGGAATTGTTCTACTCGTTAATGCGATGGACTATCTAGTCCCCTATGACAGTATTGCTGTAGGCATCAGTGATATACTCCAAGGACAGGAGCCTGTGCATGCAACCGTTCCCCTATTCGCTAAAACCTATTTGATTGCCGATCTCCTCCTGCTCATTACGCTTGCTCTGATTATCCGGTCGGTCTACGTCATGTTCAAGTGGAGAAGCAAGTATAAGTCGTCAGCCTTATGGCTGACATGGAATACGATCTGCATCCTTTTATTCAATCTACTAATACCTCTAGCCGTACTTCTATACGTGCCTAAGATGTTTACCGCGCCTTGGCCGGTTATACGAGTATTCCTGCCTGGATTAGGTCACGCACTCTTCTTTGTCCCCATTCTCTTACTTGGACTTGGCGTGTTCAAGGTGATCCTTATCATCCGAAAAACAAGTCTATGGCCAGGAACCAAATCACAGGCGGCAATCTGA
- a CDS encoding ABC transporter permease, giving the protein MNIFLRVLSSERLKMSKSHLWLLALISPALALLVGFMTTIEPDMPAYPLLLSTMCLFHSLLFMPILTGVFSSFICRYEHVGGGWKALLALPVSRTSVFLAKFLIVAAMLAFTQLLFLGSFVGAALYHGVTEPFPWGMITRSIIGGWVACLPLAALQLGVSLRWVSFAAPLVVNVIFTVPNILVVNSDKIRPYYPWAQPIQAMMPAHADSAGPLGFNLPFESLMITVVGSFILFLAAGLIYFNRQEI; this is encoded by the coding sequence TTGAATATATTCCTTAGAGTCCTCTCATCCGAACGGCTTAAGATGTCCAAGTCTCATCTGTGGCTGCTGGCTCTGATCAGTCCTGCCCTGGCCCTGCTCGTTGGATTCATGACCACGATTGAACCGGACATGCCGGCCTATCCTTTGCTCCTGTCCACGATGTGCCTGTTCCACTCCCTGCTGTTCATGCCGATTCTGACCGGTGTATTCTCTTCATTCATATGCCGCTACGAGCATGTGGGCGGCGGATGGAAGGCGCTGCTGGCCCTTCCGGTATCACGTACCTCTGTCTTCCTCGCCAAGTTCCTGATCGTGGCGGCTATGCTCGCTTTCACCCAGCTGCTGTTCCTGGGCAGCTTCGTTGGCGCGGCTCTCTATCACGGTGTGACAGAGCCCTTCCCTTGGGGGATGATCACCCGCAGCATCATTGGAGGCTGGGTAGCCTGCCTGCCGCTCGCCGCGCTTCAGCTCGGTGTATCGCTGCGCTGGGTTAGCTTTGCGGCACCGCTGGTGGTTAATGTGATTTTTACCGTGCCTAATATCCTGGTTGTGAATTCGGACAAAATCCGTCCGTACTACCCTTGGGCGCAGCCTATCCAGGCTATGATGCCTGCACATGCGGACTCCGCCGGGCCTCTGGGGTTCAACCTGCCCTTTGAAAGTCTGATGATTACAGTTGTGGGCAGCTTTATTCTGTTCCTGGCGGCAGGACTCATCTATTTCAACAGGCAGGAGATCTAA
- a CDS encoding ABC transporter permease, which translates to MIGRALSSDFLKIRGKGIWFLIFIAPIGLVVMQALNFGLRYDYLIKQYQGHLWEGLITNMMGFVPLALFMGSTLVSSMLAGVEHQLSSWKQLLALPISRTAVFISKFLLSLILMAVACLLLSVGTAVLGLCLGFGSPLPWSDLAKIGFYPFIGSLPLLALQLYLSLTYKNQALPVTLGLALAICSLFTGSLSEWFPLNWPALAYRADNQLPFLGAGFALSLLILIFALLHFNRKDVN; encoded by the coding sequence ATGATTGGCCGCGCATTATCGTCGGACTTCCTCAAGATCCGCGGCAAGGGAATCTGGTTCCTGATCTTCATCGCGCCCATTGGACTTGTGGTCATGCAGGCACTGAACTTCGGGCTGCGCTACGACTACCTGATCAAGCAGTATCAGGGACATCTATGGGAAGGGCTGATCACCAACATGATGGGCTTTGTACCCCTGGCTTTGTTCATGGGCAGCACTCTGGTCAGCTCCATGCTGGCCGGAGTCGAGCATCAGCTCAGCTCCTGGAAGCAGCTGCTGGCCCTGCCTATCTCGCGGACGGCTGTGTTCATCTCCAAATTCCTGCTGAGCCTCATTCTAATGGCCGTCGCCTGCCTGCTGCTGTCGGTCGGAACCGCTGTACTCGGCCTATGCCTTGGGTTCGGCTCCCCTCTGCCGTGGTCAGACCTGGCGAAGATCGGTTTCTATCCGTTCATCGGCTCACTGCCTCTGCTGGCTCTTCAGCTGTATCTGTCCTTAACTTACAAGAATCAGGCTCTGCCTGTTACGCTGGGGTTAGCGCTTGCGATCTGCTCTTTATTCACAGGCAGTCTATCTGAGTGGTTCCCGCTGAACTGGCCCGCGCTGGCCTACAGAGCGGACAATCAGCTTCCTTTTCTCGGTGCCGGGTTCGCTCTGAGTCTGCTGATTCTGATCTTTGCGCTGCTGCACTTCAACCGGAAGGACGTGAATTAA
- a CDS encoding ABC transporter ATP-binding protein, translating into MNNNVIKTSGLTKTYRGRAAVDGLNLEIKKGEIYGFLGPNGAGKTTTIRMLLGLIRPTKGTVEILGKDLNRDKINILRRVGSLVEYPSYYGHLTAIENLEAIRRILNVPKSRIDEVLEIVSLTKEAKRAVKGYSLGMKQRLGIASALLGSPELLILDEPTNGLDPSGIQEIRELIKRMPQEHGITVLVSSHLLGEVEQMAGTVGIIREGRMVFQDTIANLRKKAAGGINIALSEPESALWLAKDNGLAGTVQDGRLYFDGIQDNQVAVLVKRLVENGHLIYRVEEKNKSLEDIFMEVIGEVKSL; encoded by the coding sequence TTGAATAATAATGTGATCAAAACTAGTGGATTAACAAAAACCTACCGTGGACGCGCCGCCGTAGACGGGTTGAATCTTGAAATTAAAAAGGGCGAAATCTACGGATTTCTTGGCCCCAATGGCGCCGGCAAGACGACAACCATCCGTATGCTGCTGGGGCTCATTCGCCCTACGAAGGGAACGGTCGAGATTCTCGGGAAGGATCTTAACCGGGACAAAATCAATATTTTGCGCCGGGTCGGATCTCTCGTGGAGTATCCATCCTACTACGGTCATCTGACCGCCATAGAGAATCTCGAGGCGATCCGCCGCATTCTGAACGTGCCTAAATCACGGATTGACGAGGTTCTCGAAATCGTCTCCCTGACCAAGGAAGCGAAGCGCGCGGTAAAAGGGTACTCCCTTGGCATGAAGCAGCGTCTTGGCATTGCTTCCGCACTGCTTGGTTCACCTGAGCTGCTCATTCTGGATGAGCCTACAAACGGACTGGATCCGTCCGGTATCCAGGAGATCCGGGAGCTGATCAAGCGGATGCCCCAGGAGCACGGCATCACGGTCCTCGTCTCCAGCCATCTGCTTGGCGAAGTCGAGCAAATGGCGGGTACGGTTGGCATCATCCGTGAAGGCCGGATGGTGTTCCAGGACACCATCGCCAATCTGAGGAAGAAGGCCGCAGGTGGCATCAACATCGCTCTGTCCGAGCCGGAATCGGCGCTTTGGCTGGCCAAGGACAATGGGCTTGCCGGGACGGTGCAGGATGGACGGCTTTATTTTGACGGAATTCAAGATAACCAGGTTGCTGTACTCGTCAAGCGGCTTGTAGAGAACGGGCACCTGATCTACCGGGTGGAGGAGAAGAACAAGTCCCTGGAGGACATCTTCATGGAAGTGATCGGGGAGGTGAAGTCCCTATGA
- a CDS encoding HAMP domain-containing sensor histidine kinase, with amino-acid sequence MKFQRFPKFRSSLLSRYLLIVLAALMFVPVVIPLSFVASWLIKSAVVSDKHPVENKHFVRREYLTDNWHTAAEQLADASPDQIDQKLKQFKQKYPFASVFWVDHSGMTRLQLPPGSRPVKWSNEDTIQYMKTSTGNRDYFAVVAFIGGNSSRQQGFMAIEIPPSYLELNGIASDPSLFAITLLLLFGFFAGISYLFFRRIRTRLLTLESAMHAPGEDGIPRKIHTGRADEIGLLEQSFNAMIDQLGDSRRREQEEEQLRKRLISNLSHDLRTPLTVIGSHLYSLKKEQLTDQGKQSLALMQDKMSDLDHLIDHLLSYNLLTSGKYAIHRKPQDVLRIVRESAAAWYPLWEREGLAPDINLEGDPLIWNVDEQAFRRVLDNLFQNIVRHAGSGGYIGLDTEMHHGHPALIITDRGPGMQADSGGKGAGLGLSIVQLLLKEMALGLEIESSGSGTLMRIQPLSR; translated from the coding sequence ATGAAGTTCCAGCGGTTCCCTAAGTTCCGAAGTTCACTGCTATCCCGGTATTTATTAATCGTACTCGCGGCGCTTATGTTCGTACCGGTGGTAATTCCACTCAGCTTCGTTGCGTCGTGGCTGATCAAGAGTGCTGTAGTCAGCGACAAGCATCCGGTGGAGAACAAGCATTTCGTACGAAGAGAATATCTGACCGACAACTGGCATACGGCGGCCGAGCAGCTTGCGGATGCCTCCCCTGATCAGATTGATCAGAAGCTGAAGCAGTTCAAGCAGAAGTATCCCTTCGCCTCCGTCTTCTGGGTAGATCATAGCGGGATGACGCGGCTGCAGCTGCCTCCCGGGTCACGACCGGTCAAATGGTCGAATGAAGACACCATTCAGTACATGAAGACAAGCACCGGGAACAGGGATTATTTCGCCGTTGTCGCTTTTATCGGGGGGAATTCCAGCAGACAGCAGGGGTTCATGGCCATCGAAATACCTCCAAGCTACCTTGAACTTAACGGTATTGCTTCCGACCCAAGCTTATTCGCCATCACGCTGCTGCTCCTATTCGGCTTTTTCGCCGGGATCTCGTACTTGTTCTTCCGAAGAATCCGAACACGGCTGCTTACACTGGAATCGGCCATGCATGCTCCCGGTGAAGACGGCATTCCTAGGAAGATCCATACCGGCCGGGCCGACGAGATTGGGCTGCTTGAACAGTCGTTCAACGCCATGATCGACCAGCTGGGCGACAGCCGCAGGCGGGAGCAGGAGGAGGAGCAGCTGCGCAAGCGCCTGATCAGCAATCTGTCCCATGATCTGAGGACACCTCTCACCGTTATAGGCAGCCATCTGTACTCGCTGAAGAAGGAACAGCTTACGGATCAGGGGAAGCAGTCCCTTGCCTTAATGCAGGATAAGATGAGCGACCTTGATCACCTGATTGATCATCTGCTCTCTTATAATCTGTTGACCAGCGGCAAATATGCCATTCACCGGAAGCCGCAGGATGTGCTTCGTATTGTCCGGGAGAGCGCGGCGGCCTGGTACCCCTTGTGGGAGAGGGAAGGGCTCGCTCCTGATATCAACCTGGAGGGAGACCCGCTGATCTGGAATGTGGATGAACAGGCCTTCCGGCGAGTACTCGATAACCTCTTCCAGAACATCGTCCGCCATGCGGGGTCAGGCGGTTATATCGGTCTGGATACCGAGATGCACCACGGCCATCCGGCCCTGATTATCACCGACCGGGGTCCCGGCATGCAGGCTGACAGCGGCGGCAAAGGGGCCGGACTTGGACTGTCCATTGTCCAGCTGCTGCTTAAGGAGATGGCCTTGGGGCTGGAAATCGAGAGCAGCGGCAGTGGGACACTAATGCGGATACAACCTTTAAGCCGCTAA
- a CDS encoding response regulator transcription factor, whose product MAIHILYIEDDTEIGSWVCKDLQERGYEVVWLTSGEGAVEAAADCHLVILDVMLPGLDGFTVGQRLKRNHPELPILMLSARSSIDDKLQGLQFADDYLTKPFHPDELAARIEVLVRRSGSLSGQPLEIGHLRVFERENRLENKLTGSEIILTGKQFQIFMYLIRHLGQVMTKEQIYEAVWGDPYLDGDKTLMVHIRYLREKIELDPAAPQILETIRGIGYRVKA is encoded by the coding sequence GTGGCAATTCATATACTTTATATCGAAGATGATACGGAGATCGGTAGCTGGGTCTGCAAAGACCTCCAGGAAAGGGGATACGAGGTGGTATGGCTGACGAGCGGCGAAGGCGCGGTGGAAGCGGCAGCTGACTGCCATCTGGTTATTCTGGATGTAATGCTGCCTGGTCTTGACGGCTTCACCGTTGGACAGCGTCTGAAGAGGAACCACCCGGAGCTGCCCATCCTGATGCTCTCGGCGCGTTCCTCCATTGATGACAAGCTGCAGGGGCTGCAGTTCGCCGATGACTATCTGACGAAGCCGTTCCACCCGGATGAGCTCGCGGCGCGGATTGAAGTGCTCGTGCGCCGAAGCGGGTCCCTGAGTGGACAGCCTTTGGAGATTGGACATCTGCGGGTATTCGAGCGGGAGAACCGGCTGGAGAACAAGCTGACCGGCAGCGAGATTATCCTGACCGGCAAGCAGTTCCAGATCTTCATGTACCTCATCCGGCATCTGGGCCAGGTGATGACCAAGGAACAAATCTATGAAGCGGTATGGGGAGATCCCTATCTAGACGGGGACAAGACACTCATGGTGCATATCCGTTATTTAAGAGAGAAGATCGAGCTAGATCCTGCTGCGCCGCAAATCCTTGAGACGATCCGCGGGATCGGGTACCGGGTAAAGGCATGA
- a CDS encoding DUF1858 domain-containing protein, protein MNSKSVNFQSTLYDLCTADPEIIDIMVALGFGQIAKPGMLQSAGRFMTIPKGAAMRKIPLEEIVQAFEDRGYEVIA, encoded by the coding sequence ATGAACAGCAAGTCCGTTAACTTTCAATCGACTTTATATGATCTGTGTACAGCAGATCCAGAGATTATAGACATTATGGTTGCTTTGGGCTTCGGGCAGATTGCCAAGCCCGGGATGCTGCAAAGTGCAGGAAGATTCATGACCATTCCCAAAGGGGCGGCGATGCGAAAGATTCCGCTTGAGGAGATCGTGCAGGCTTTCGAGGACAGAGGATACGAAGTTATAGCCTAG
- a CDS encoding DUF438 domain-containing protein, with protein MSELINNRETQIAGQSKRQDMLKEIIKELHQGKSVDEVKARFEEAVGDVTVEEISAMEHALMEEEGIPVSEVQRLCSVHTAIFKGSIEEIHRSSKPEEQPGHPVHTFKLENREIERLVNFKLQLHTDRYRKEAGPEITLKLLEDLSLLLDLDKHYSRKENLLFPYLEKYGIFGPTKVMWGVDDGIRLMIKETKAMLSANREEPVNVQIVESLERIITEVNEMIFKEENILLPMALEKLTEDEWVKIARESDEIGFCLTAPDQEWKPERAAEPGEAVEEEAAGTRDGFVRFETGILSVEQLEAVMNHLPVDLTFIDENDVVRYFSHGKERIFARTKAVIGRTVQNCHPPQSVHVVNELLADFKAGRKDAEDFWIPVKDKFVYIRYFAVRSETGQYLGTLEFTQNIAPIRALEGQKRILS; from the coding sequence ATGAGCGAGCTTATTAACAATCGGGAGACACAAATTGCGGGCCAGTCCAAGCGTCAGGATATGCTCAAAGAGATTATCAAGGAGCTTCATCAGGGTAAAAGTGTGGATGAGGTCAAAGCCCGGTTCGAAGAGGCCGTAGGAGACGTAACTGTTGAGGAAATCTCCGCGATGGAGCATGCGTTAATGGAAGAGGAAGGTATCCCCGTCTCGGAAGTGCAGCGGTTATGCTCGGTGCATACGGCGATCTTCAAAGGCTCTATAGAAGAGATTCACCGTTCCTCAAAGCCGGAGGAGCAGCCGGGACATCCCGTGCACACCTTCAAGCTGGAGAACCGGGAGATTGAACGGCTGGTGAACTTCAAGCTTCAGCTGCATACGGACCGCTACCGCAAAGAAGCAGGCCCTGAAATTACACTCAAGCTGCTCGAAGACCTCAGCCTGCTGCTGGACCTCGATAAGCATTACAGCCGAAAGGAGAATCTGCTCTTCCCTTACCTGGAGAAATACGGGATCTTTGGGCCGACCAAAGTGATGTGGGGGGTAGATGACGGCATTCGCCTTATGATCAAAGAGACAAAGGCGATGCTTAGCGCGAATAGAGAGGAACCTGTAAATGTCCAGATTGTGGAGAGTCTGGAACGGATAATTACGGAAGTGAACGAGATGATCTTCAAGGAAGAGAACATTCTGCTTCCGATGGCGCTTGAGAAGCTGACCGAGGACGAATGGGTGAAGATCGCCCGCGAGAGCGATGAGATCGGCTTCTGCCTGACCGCTCCCGACCAGGAATGGAAGCCGGAGCGTGCCGCTGAGCCTGGTGAGGCCGTGGAGGAGGAAGCAGCTGGCACTCGGGACGGATTCGTCCGCTTTGAGACTGGCATTCTGTCTGTGGAACAGCTGGAGGCTGTAATGAATCACCTGCCGGTCGATCTTACCTTTATTGATGAGAACGATGTGGTTCGTTACTTCTCCCATGGCAAGGAGCGGATCTTCGCCCGGACCAAGGCCGTCATCGGCCGTACCGTCCAGAACTGCCACCCGCCGCAAAGCGTGCATGTGGTGAACGAGCTGCTGGCTGACTTCAAGGCCGGTCGCAAGGACGCGGAGGATTTCTGGATTCCGGTCAAAGACAAGTTTGTCTATATCCGCTATTTTGCGGTAAGAAGTGAGACCGGCCAGTATCTTGGCACCCTGGAGTTCACACAGAACATTGCACCGATTCGTGCGCTGGAAGGACAGAAACGGATTTTGTCATAA
- a CDS encoding ROK family glucokinase encodes MSEQIYIGVDLGGTAIKVGICNEEGQLLHTYEGPTEVEKGADTVVNNIERYVRLIVEQSPYEWDQLVGVGAGVAGFTNVRDGIIILAPNLGLKDVHIRSILEQRLGKPVRIDNDANVAALGEAWAGAGKGVGNCVCYTLGTGVGGGIIINGSIYQGFSGMAGELGHMAVVPDLEAIQCGCGKIGCLETVSSATGVIRMAKDAVERGDRTTLSQVENIMAKDVFDAAKDGDEAAVRIVSRAAFYLGKSIAQVSAVLNPQRFIIGGGVSKAGDILFNEVRSVYAKLTPEPLQEGVDIVPAILGNDAGMIGAAGLFLH; translated from the coding sequence ATGTCTGAACAAATCTACATTGGTGTCGATCTGGGCGGAACGGCAATTAAAGTCGGCATCTGTAACGAGGAAGGCCAGCTTCTTCATACGTATGAGGGACCGACAGAGGTGGAGAAGGGCGCGGATACCGTTGTCAACAATATTGAACGGTATGTACGTCTTATTGTCGAGCAATCTCCATACGAGTGGGATCAGCTGGTGGGTGTTGGCGCAGGGGTTGCCGGCTTTACGAATGTCCGTGACGGGATCATTATCTTGGCACCAAATTTAGGTTTGAAGGATGTTCATATCCGCAGCATTCTTGAGCAGCGGCTCGGCAAGCCAGTCCGTATAGATAACGATGCCAACGTGGCTGCGCTTGGGGAAGCCTGGGCGGGCGCTGGCAAAGGAGTAGGGAATTGTGTCTGCTACACGCTCGGTACGGGTGTTGGCGGAGGTATTATCATTAACGGATCTATATATCAAGGCTTCTCTGGCATGGCCGGTGAGCTGGGTCATATGGCCGTAGTTCCTGATCTGGAAGCGATTCAGTGCGGCTGCGGCAAGATCGGCTGCCTGGAGACGGTATCATCCGCTACCGGAGTCATTCGCATGGCGAAGGATGCTGTGGAGCGCGGGGATCGTACGACTCTATCCCAAGTAGAGAACATTATGGCCAAGGATGTGTTCGATGCAGCCAAGGACGGGGACGAGGCGGCAGTCCGCATCGTTAGCCGTGCAGCCTTTTACCTGGGCAAATCCATCGCTCAAGTGAGCGCGGTGCTTAATCCGCAGCGCTTCATTATTGGTGGCGGCGTGTCCAAGGCAGGCGATATTCTGTTCAACGAAGTCCGCAGCGTGTATGCCAAGTTAACACCAGAGCCTCTTCAAGAGGGCGTCGACATTGTCCCTGCAATTCTTGGCAATGATGCCGGAATGATCGGGGCGGCAGGCCTCTTCTTGCACTAA